One Thalassospira marina DNA window includes the following coding sequences:
- a CDS encoding NAD(P)H-dependent flavin oxidoreductase: MNDPKFAAARNRLEKLWAPGKEFLGTEYAIMAGAMSWVSERHLVAAVSNAGGFGVIACGSMGPELLAAEIAATKEMTSKPFGVNLITMHPQLDDLIAVCREQNVGHVVLAGGLPSSNSIKAVKEFAKVVCFAPALVLAKKLTRSGADALVIEGSEAGGHVGPVSLTVLAQEILPEIRDVPIFCAGGIGRGEAIASLLEMGASGVQVGTRLVCASECIAHPAFKKAFIRASAREAVTTVQLDDRFPVIPVRALNNKGTEAFMNVQREVIEKFRAGHVEQGEAQLEIEHFWAGALRRAVVDGDVENGSVMAGQSVGMVKKEQPASEILAELVDQAVQSFAQRDI, translated from the coding sequence ATGAACGATCCGAAATTTGCGGCAGCACGCAACCGCCTTGAAAAATTGTGGGCACCCGGCAAGGAATTTCTGGGGACCGAATATGCCATTATGGCCGGTGCGATGTCGTGGGTTTCCGAACGTCACCTTGTTGCTGCGGTGTCGAATGCCGGTGGCTTTGGCGTAATTGCCTGTGGTTCGATGGGGCCGGAACTGCTGGCTGCGGAAATCGCCGCGACCAAGGAAATGACCAGCAAGCCCTTTGGCGTTAACCTGATTACCATGCACCCGCAGCTTGACGACCTGATCGCTGTTTGCCGCGAACAGAATGTGGGGCATGTGGTTCTGGCCGGTGGGTTGCCGTCATCCAATTCGATCAAGGCGGTCAAGGAATTTGCCAAGGTTGTGTGTTTTGCCCCGGCCCTGGTGCTGGCAAAGAAACTGACGCGGTCGGGTGCCGATGCCCTGGTGATTGAAGGCAGCGAAGCAGGTGGGCATGTTGGCCCGGTATCGCTGACCGTGCTGGCCCAGGAAATTCTGCCCGAAATTCGCGATGTGCCGATTTTCTGCGCCGGTGGTATTGGCCGCGGCGAAGCGATTGCGTCGCTGCTGGAAATGGGGGCTTCTGGCGTGCAGGTGGGAACCCGCCTGGTATGTGCCAGCGAATGCATTGCCCATCCGGCCTTTAAAAAGGCGTTTATCCGTGCCAGTGCGCGCGAAGCTGTAACCACCGTTCAGCTTGATGACCGCTTCCCGGTGATCCCGGTGCGCGCCCTGAATAACAAGGGCACCGAAGCCTTCATGAATGTGCAGCGCGAAGTCATTGAAAAGTTCCGTGCCGGTCATGTAGAACAGGGCGAAGCACAACTGGAAATCGAACATTTCTGGGCGGGCGCGCTTCGCCGTGCCGTGGTTGACGGGGACGTTGAGAATGGATCTGTCATGGCGGGACAATCGGTTGGTATGGTAAAGAAAGAACAGCCGGCATCTGAAATTCTGGCCGAACTGGTCGATCAGGCCGTTCAGTCCTTCGCACAAAGAGACATTTAA
- a CDS encoding aspartate kinase yields the protein MARIVMKFGGTSVADIEKIKNVARRVKSEVDAGNQVAVVVSAMSGKTNELVGWADAISPLYDAREYDVIVSSGEQVTVGLLAMALQSMDVPARSWLGWQIPIKTDGAHAKARIKEIDTTELDKRLDGGEVVCVAGFQGIAPDNRITTLGRGGSDTSAVALAAALRADRCDIYTDVDGVYTTDPRIVPKARKIEKITYEEMLELASLGAKVLQTRSVEMAMNHRVRVQVRSTFSDAEGTLVVDEDEIVEQEVVSGIAYSRDEAKITLVKVADKPGTAATIFGPLAEANINVDMIVQNISENGNSTDMTFTVPRGEFQRALQVIEGNREKINYQELLSTSDVTKVSIIGVGMRSHVGVARKMFETLSEKGINIQVISTSEIKVSVLIAEEYTELAVRALHTAYGLDAE from the coding sequence ATGGCCCGTATTGTCATGAAGTTCGGCGGCACATCCGTCGCTGATATTGAAAAGATCAAGAATGTTGCCCGTCGCGTCAAAAGCGAAGTTGACGCCGGTAACCAGGTTGCTGTTGTTGTTTCGGCGATGTCGGGCAAAACCAACGAACTGGTTGGCTGGGCCGATGCCATATCCCCGCTTTATGATGCGCGCGAATATGACGTGATCGTATCTTCGGGTGAACAGGTGACTGTTGGCCTGCTGGCGATGGCGCTGCAAAGCATGGATGTTCCGGCACGTTCCTGGCTGGGCTGGCAGATTCCCATCAAGACTGATGGCGCACATGCCAAGGCCCGGATCAAGGAAATCGACACAACCGAACTTGATAAACGCCTTGATGGTGGCGAAGTTGTTTGTGTGGCCGGTTTCCAGGGGATTGCACCGGATAACCGTATCACCACGCTGGGGCGTGGCGGGTCTGATACCTCGGCGGTGGCGCTGGCAGCAGCCTTAAGGGCGGATCGCTGCGACATCTATACCGATGTGGATGGTGTTTACACCACCGACCCGCGCATTGTGCCCAAAGCGCGCAAGATCGAAAAAATTACATACGAAGAAATGCTGGAACTGGCATCACTGGGTGCAAAAGTCCTGCAAACCCGTTCCGTCGAGATGGCAATGAACCATCGCGTCCGGGTGCAGGTGCGGTCGACCTTTAGTGATGCAGAAGGTACACTTGTTGTAGACGAGGACGAAATCGTGGAACAGGAAGTCGTTAGCGGAATTGCCTATAGCCGGGACGAAGCCAAGATCACCCTGGTAAAGGTTGCCGACAAGCCGGGGACGGCTGCCACCATTTTTGGCCCGCTGGCCGAAGCCAATATCAATGTCGATATGATCGTTCAGAACATATCGGAAAATGGCAACAGCACGGATATGACCTTTACCGTGCCGCGCGGCGAATTCCAGCGCGCGCTGCAGGTGATTGAAGGCAACCGCGAAAAGATCAATTATCAGGAACTGTTAAGCACGTCTGACGTGACCAAGGTTTCGATCATTGGTGTTGGCATGCGTTCCCATGTTGGCGTGGCCCGCAAGATGTTTGAAACCCTGTCGGAAAAGGGCATCAACATCCAGGTCATTTCCACATCGGAAATCAAGGTCAGCGTTCTGATCGCCGAAGAATACACCGAACTGGCCGTGCGCGCCCTGCATACGGCATATGGACTGGATGCCGAATAA
- a CDS encoding HAD family hydrolase — MPTLPPSAPLSHSVAKPAGGQKMVIFDVGETLVSETAIWHRIASHLDLPPFTVSAAAGIALARNFGFEAILKQLGDFSAIAGEPWRRPDLLSFTADDLYDDVLPALSQLADNGHKLGICGNQPASSEQVLATLPCQIDWLSSSARLKCKKPDPAFFRAIIEQTGHTPADIIYVGDRLDNDIYPALDHGMGAVWLLRGPWSFAQWQENGVPNGISAIRSLAELPALLAA, encoded by the coding sequence ATGCCCACACTACCCCCATCCGCCCCATTATCACATTCCGTTGCAAAGCCCGCTGGCGGGCAAAAAATGGTGATCTTTGATGTGGGTGAAACACTGGTCAGTGAAACCGCCATCTGGCATCGCATTGCCAGCCATCTGGACCTGCCACCTTTTACGGTGTCGGCGGCAGCGGGCATTGCCCTGGCGCGCAATTTCGGCTTTGAAGCCATCCTCAAACAGCTTGGCGATTTTTCAGCCATCGCGGGCGAACCCTGGCGCCGCCCCGATCTTTTGTCTTTCACCGCCGATGACCTGTATGACGATGTTTTACCCGCTCTGTCACAGCTTGCCGATAACGGCCACAAGCTGGGTATTTGCGGCAACCAGCCCGCATCATCCGAACAGGTGCTGGCCACACTGCCCTGCCAGATCGACTGGCTTTCAAGTTCGGCCCGGTTAAAATGCAAAAAGCCCGACCCTGCCTTTTTCCGGGCCATTATCGAACAAACCGGCCACACGCCAGCCGATATCATTTATGTTGGCGACCGGCTTGATAACGATATTTACCCCGCCCTTGACCACGGCATGGGTGCTGTTTGGCTGTTGCGCGGCCCATGGTCATTTGCCCAATGGCAGGAAAATGGTGTGCCAAATGGCATTTCCGCCATCAGGTCCCTTGCCGAACTGCCCGCCCTGCTGGCAGCATAA
- a CDS encoding AraC family transcriptional regulator: protein MPPHPNPAMAPARLTPGDFRQIASRLPRPAQGAGQLQVPGNAKPGEAAPTQPGRVEIHGLSRLGKLIFRQTETLQDYIADFPAIAYLIDGSKAVGTSADAPLDETMLPGQVLLIPAGLPLSVVNYPDLKSGQYCALVLEFSPDLIVRFTAAYPEIRELMASSPISGPSGLVFTPQDDLLRSMMAVMSLLSTAGENHDRALIRHRLMEVLLLLAKAGQAGPLLLPIASPDMKERLCALFRLAPARKWQKTQLAHHLGTSPSSLDRQLKQAGTSFRALLESERMAYAARLLGHSHKAIAQNSNHANTPETHHSIGKPARLLAVSDIAFMCGYQSQSAFARAFTRHFGYSPTQSALNMV from the coding sequence ATGCCGCCACATCCCAACCCCGCAATGGCCCCAGCCCGCCTGACACCCGGTGATTTCCGCCAAATCGCCAGCCGCCTGCCACGCCCGGCACAAGGGGCAGGCCAATTGCAGGTGCCAGGCAACGCAAAGCCGGGTGAAGCAGCCCCAACACAGCCAGGCCGGGTTGAAATTCACGGGCTGTCACGTTTGGGCAAGCTGATCTTTCGGCAAACCGAAACTCTGCAGGATTACATTGCCGATTTCCCCGCCATTGCCTATCTGATCGATGGCAGCAAGGCGGTTGGCACAAGTGCCGATGCCCCGCTTGATGAAACCATGCTGCCCGGCCAGGTATTGCTGATCCCGGCAGGATTACCGCTAAGTGTCGTGAATTACCCCGACCTTAAAAGCGGCCAATATTGCGCACTGGTGCTGGAATTTTCCCCGGACCTGATTGTGCGCTTTACCGCAGCCTACCCGGAAATTCGCGAGTTGATGGCGTCATCCCCGATATCGGGCCCTTCCGGCCTTGTTTTTACCCCGCAAGATGACCTGCTGCGATCCATGATGGCCGTAATGTCCCTGCTTAGCACAGCCGGTGAAAACCACGACCGCGCCCTGATCCGTCATCGTTTGATGGAAGTTCTGCTCCTTCTCGCAAAGGCCGGGCAGGCCGGGCCGCTTTTGCTGCCCATTGCCTCGCCCGATATGAAAGAACGGCTTTGCGCCCTGTTTCGCCTTGCCCCAGCCCGCAAATGGCAAAAAACGCAGCTTGCACATCACCTTGGCACCAGCCCCTCGTCCCTCGACCGGCAGTTAAAACAGGCAGGCACCAGTTTCCGTGCCCTTCTTGAAAGCGAACGCATGGCCTATGCCGCCCGGCTGCTGGGCCATTCGCATAAGGCAATTGCGCAAAACAGCAATCATGCCAATACGCCAGAAACGCATCACAGCATTGGCAAACCAGCCCGGCTATTGGCAGTGTCCGACATTGCCTTTATGTGCGGCTATCAATCGCAATCGGCCTTTGCCCGTGCCTTCACCCGCCATTTTGGCTACAGCCCGACGCAATCGGCACTAAACATGGTGTGA
- a CDS encoding YbhB/YbcL family Raf kinase inhibitor-like protein translates to MNYKFTNTTRHFAKNGTSIARFGARTLAVAGVMLAGITPSFALELHSSDFAPNGTLAQQQVFNGFGCTGENISPTLEWSDVPDGTQSFALMVHDPAAPTGSGWWHWVVIDIPASMRSLPQNAGAVASTATMANDSKGTVGSMGAMRQLKTDFGQPGYGGPCPPLGDAPHPYNFTLFALDVPKIDVDDTASAALVGYMVHGHTIASTTLTGLYGRKAQ, encoded by the coding sequence ATGAATTACAAATTCACAAACACCACCCGCCATTTTGCGAAAAACGGCACGTCCATCGCCCGCTTTGGTGCCCGCACCCTGGCAGTTGCCGGGGTCATGCTGGCAGGCATCACACCATCTTTCGCGCTGGAACTGCACAGCAGCGATTTTGCCCCAAACGGCACCCTCGCCCAACAGCAGGTATTTAATGGCTTTGGCTGCACTGGCGAAAATATCTCGCCCACGCTGGAATGGTCCGATGTGCCCGACGGCACCCAAAGCTTTGCCCTGATGGTCCATGACCCGGCCGCACCAACCGGCAGTGGCTGGTGGCACTGGGTTGTAATTGATATCCCCGCATCAATGCGCAGCCTGCCGCAAAATGCTGGTGCCGTGGCCTCAACCGCAACAATGGCGAATGACAGCAAAGGCACGGTGGGCAGTATGGGCGCAATGCGCCAGTTAAAAACCGATTTTGGCCAGCCCGGTTATGGCGGTCCCTGCCCGCCCCTTGGCGATGCGCCGCATCCCTATAACTTCACCCTGTTTGCACTTGATGTGCCAAAAATCGATGTGGATGACACGGCCAGCGCCGCACTGGTCGGCTATATGGTGCATGGACATACCATTGCCAGCACAACACTGACCGGTCTTTATGGCCGCAAGGCACAATAA
- the ubiG gene encoding bifunctional 2-polyprenyl-6-hydroxyphenol methylase/3-demethylubiquinol 3-O-methyltransferase UbiG produces MSAQANRTANPEEISRFSAMADEWWNPEGVMKPLHKFNPVRLQLLRDHIAAHFGRDASDINLLSGLDIVDVGCGAGLLSEPMARLGANMTALDAAENNINVARVHAEQGGLTIDYRLGTPESIVDEGRQFDVVLNMEVIEHVDDPAFFMQACTALLKPGGIMFIATLNRTLKSLALAKIGAEYVLRWVPAGTHDWRKFVKPSELSRYIRECGLQLTDITGIAYNPIQDKWLPAPRDLDINYLAMAVKPAQD; encoded by the coding sequence ATGTCAGCCCAAGCCAATCGCACTGCCAACCCCGAAGAAATTTCGCGTTTTTCCGCCATGGCGGACGAATGGTGGAACCCGGAAGGCGTGATGAAGCCGCTGCATAAATTCAACCCGGTGCGCCTGCAATTGCTGCGCGATCATATCGCTGCGCATTTTGGCCGCGATGCCAGCGACATCAACCTGCTTTCAGGCCTTGATATTGTCGATGTTGGCTGTGGTGCCGGCCTTTTGTCCGAACCCATGGCGCGCCTTGGTGCGAATATGACTGCACTCGACGCTGCGGAAAACAACATCAATGTCGCCCGCGTCCATGCCGAACAGGGCGGCCTTACCATTGATTACCGTCTGGGCACGCCGGAATCCATCGTCGATGAAGGCCGCCAGTTTGACGTGGTTCTCAATATGGAAGTCATCGAACATGTCGATGACCCGGCCTTTTTCATGCAGGCCTGCACCGCGTTGCTCAAACCGGGCGGGATCATGTTTATCGCGACCCTTAACCGCACCCTGAAATCGCTGGCACTGGCGAAAATTGGCGCGGAATATGTCCTGCGCTGGGTCCCGGCCGGAACACATGACTGGCGCAAATTCGTCAAACCGTCCGAACTATCGCGTTACATCCGCGAATGTGGCCTGCAACTGACCGATATTACCGGCATTGCCTATAATCCCATTCAGGACAAATGGCTGCCTGCGCCGCGTGATCTTGATATCAACTATCTGGCAATGGCCGTTAAACCCGCCCAGGACTGA